Within the Gammaproteobacteria bacterium genome, the region CCTCGCCCTGCTTGTAGTCGGTGGGCGCGATGTACAGCCCCCACACCAGGCCCGCCGCGAACAGCGCGACGGTGGCGGGCAGCAGCCACGGAAACAGCCGCCCGCACAGGCGGTAGAAAGACGGCAACGAGGCGTAGCGTGTGGCGTGTAACATGTCAGTCGAGCATGACCTTGAGCGCGGCGGCAACGGCGAGCGGCGCCAGAAGCAACGCCACTATAAATAGCGCGCCCAAAATTGCAAGCGCGGCGCCCGCCGGCAGGCCGGCGGCGGCCATGTCCATCGCGTTGGCGCCGAACACCAGCAGCGGCACATAAAACGGCAGCACCAGCAGCACCATCAGCATCTCGCCGCCGCGCAGGCAGCCGGTGAGCGCCGCGCCGACCGCGCCGAGCGCGCTCAGCACCGGCGTGCCGAGCGCGAGGCTGAAAACCGCCACCGGCAGGCTCTCCACCGACAGGCCCAGCAGGTAGCCGTAGAACGGCGCCAGCAGCGTGAACGGCAGGCCGGTGGTGCACCAGTGCGCGAGAATGCGCGCCAGCGCGAACGGATAGACGCCGTGCGGCGTGATCAGCCATTGTTCCAGCGAGCCGTTTTCAAAGTCGTCCTTGAACGCGCGTTCAAGCGACAGCAGCCCCGCCAGCAGCGCCGCGACCCAGATGACGCCGGGCGCGAACCGTTGCAGCAGCGCCGGGTCGGCGTCGGCGCCGAGCGGAAACAGGCTGATGATGATGGTGAAAAACGCGACCGGCATCAGCCAGTTTGACTGGATGTGCAGCGCCGCCGACAAGTCGCGGCGCATCAGGGAGGTGAAGGCGTCAAGCATCGTCGCCCAGGCGCAGGTGGTGCGCGGCGTGGTGGCCGGGCGGCGTTGCGGGTGCGTCAGACATCTTCGCCCAGGCGTATATTGTGCGCCGCGTTGTGGCCGGGCGGCGACAGCGTTGCGTGCGTTGCGATGAGCGCGGCGCCGCCGTGCGCCAGATGCGCGGCCAGCAGGCGTTCCAGCCGCGCGACGCCGTCGCGGTCGAGGCCGACGCCGGGTTCGTCCAGCAGCCACAGCGACGCGCGCTCTATCAGCAGCCGCGACAGCGCGGCGCGGCGCAACTGCCCTTGCGACAACTTCGCGCACGGCGTGTGCAGCCAGTCGGCGATGCCGAAATCATCTTGTGTTGCGATTGCCGTCGTTATCGTGTTTGTTGTGTGTGTTTGCGTCGTCCCGTTCGTGTTCGTTGTGCGCGCGGGCGCCGCCTGGTTCGTGTGCGCCGCGTGCGCGCGTCCGAGGCCGGAATAAAACGCCAGATTCGCGGCGACGCTCAACTCGTTCCTGAAACCGGACTTGTGGCCGATGTACAGCACCTGTTCATGATAAAGCCCGCCGTCGCGCACCGGCGACAGGCCGCGCCACTGAAAGGCGCCGCCGTCGGCCTCCGACAGCCCGCACAAAATCCGCAGCAGCGTGGTCTTGCCGGCGCCGTTGGCCCCGGTCACCTCGCACCATTCGCCGGCGCGGAGCGTGAGGTTGAGGCCGTCGCACAATGTGCGGCCATTGCGGGAGAACGCGAGGCCGGTTACTTCGAGCGTAGCGGCGTTTGGGGACGGGTTGGGCATTTGCCTATTCTAATGGGAACCGCAAGGGAAAGTTGGCAAACCGGCGGGCGGCGGGAGCCGCCATCCCTGCGGAAGCAGGAGTCCAATATATTAGATGAGTGGCCGTTGATATATCATAATCATTGAGAAAATCGGCATTTCTGGCCGGTTGCAAGCGCCTTTGCAGCATGACTTTTTTTCAAAAATCAAGGAAAACCGGATGGTTCATCGGGGGTGCTATTGCTGCCCTGATGATGATACTGCTGGCTGAATTCTCCACGCCACCGCGCAATGTGGCCGTAACACCCGGTACAAACGCTATTCAAAAAGACTTCCGCCCCATCCTGCAAAACATCAAGACCATTCCCGAACATCTTATTGAGGAAACCAGGTACCAGACACTACTGGTCAAACGCCTGTCCGGTGTGCCCGAACCCGCCAATGGGGCAATGGCG harbors:
- the ccmB gene encoding heme exporter protein CcmB: MLDAFTSLMRRDLSAALHIQSNWLMPVAFFTIIISLFPLGADADPALLQRFAPGVIWVAALLAGLLSLERAFKDDFENGSLEQWLITPHGVYPFALARILAHWCTTGLPFTLLAPFYGYLLGLSVESLPVAVFSLALGTPVLSALGAVGAALTGCLRGGEMLMVLLVLPFYVPLLVFGANAMDMAAAGLPAGAALAILGALFIVALLLAPLAVAAALKVMLD
- the ccmA gene encoding heme ABC exporter ATP-binding protein CcmA encodes the protein MPNPSPNAATLEVTGLAFSRNGRTLCDGLNLTLRAGEWCEVTGANGAGKTTLLRILCGLSEADGGAFQWRGLSPVRDGGLYHEQVLYIGHKSGFRNELSVAANLAFYSGLGRAHAAHTNQAAPARTTNTNGTTQTHTTNTITTAIATQDDFGIADWLHTPCAKLSQGQLRRAALSRLLIERASLWLLDEPGVGLDRDGVARLERLLAAHLAHGGAALIATHATLSPPGHNAAHNIRLGEDV